The DNA sequence CTGCAGCGCGCCCAGGAACTGGCCGTCGGTGCCGGCAACGCCGGCTACACCGACGCCGACCGCCAGGCCAACGCCTCGGAGCTGGCACAGATCGAAGAGCAATTGCTGAGCCTGATGAACAGCAAGGACGAAAACGGCAAGTACATTTTCGCAGGCTCCAAGGGCGATACCATGCCGTTCACCCGCAACAATGATGGCAGCTACAGCTACAACGGTGATCAGGTGACCCTCGACCTGCCGGTTGGCGACACCATGTCGATGGCCACCAACAGCACGGGATGGGAAGTCTTCCAGCAGGCCGTCAATACCAGCCGCAGCCAGGTCACCATGACCGCCCCGGCAGTGAATGACGGCCGGGTGGTCTTGTCCAATGGTCAGGTATCGTCCAGCGTCAGCTATAACAGCAAGTTCCGCAGTGGGGAGCCGTACACTGTCGAGTTCACCAGCGGCACGCAACTGAAAATCACCGATTCCGGCGGCAATGATGTCACCGCAGAAGCCAGCCAGGGGGGGGCTTTCGACCCCAACAGCAAAAGCGGCCAGGCGGTGCAGTTCCGGGGACTGGAATTGACCCTGAACATCAATCTGCAGACCGGTGATAACGCCGGCACCGTATTGCCCGGCCATACTTTCACCCTGGCCGCCAAGCCGGACACTTTTGTCCCGACTCGCAGCCCGGGCAACCCGACCACGGTCCAGATTACCGACAGCACGATCACTGACCCGGTGGCGTATCACGCCAGCTTCCCTACCGGTTCGGCTGTGTTGAAGTTCACCAGCGCCACTGATTTCGACCTGTACGCTGCGCCGTTGACCGCTGACAGCCAGCCGGTGTCCAGCGGCACCCTGGCCGGCAACGTGGCCACCGCTTCGGGGGTGAGCTTCACCCTGGACGGTACGCCGGCTGCCGACGATCAGTTCAGTATCGCGGTCAACACCCATGAGACCCAGAACATCCTGGATACCGTGAACCAGCTGAAAACCGCGCTGAGCACGCCGACCAACAATGATCCGATTGCTGTGCAGAAGTTGCAGGCGTCGCTGGCCTCCGGTATCGCTAACCTGGCGAGCGGCACCGATCAATTGTCCAGCGCCTTGAGTTCGGTGGGTGGGCGCGGACAGGCCTTGGAAAATCAGAGCGACACCAACCAGAGCCTGATCCAGGCCAACACCCAGACTCAATCGTCGATCCGTGATTCCGACGCGGCCGAAGTGATGACCCGACTGACCTTGCAGCAGACCATGTTGCAGGCCTCACAACTGGCCTTCAGCAAAATTGCCCAATTGGGCCTGTTCAACAAGATCTGAGCCGGTATTCACCGAGCCGCCAACCGTCTTTTTTAAGCGGTTCCGGGGCGCCGATCCGAAAGGAACGGTGCCCGCCGCTCGAGAGTTTTTGCCGTGAAGCCACTTCCCCTCGTCAGTATTGTTATCCCCGCCTACAACCCTCGGTTCTTCGACCAGGCATTGCTCAGTGCCTTGGCCCAGACTTACGAGCACATCGAAATCATTGTCTGCGACGATTCGCCTGGCGATGAAATTCGCCATATCGTCGAGTCCTTTGCAGAACCGTCTCATCCGATCCGCTATCTGCGAAATCCACAGCGACTGGGGCTTCAGGGCAATCTGTTGCGGTGTGTCGAAGAGGCGCAGGGCGAGTTCATCAAGGTGTTGTGCGATGACGACCGTCTATTCGCACCGAGCATTGCGATGCAGGCCCAGGCGTTGATGGATCATGCAGACGTGAGCGTGGTGTTCGCGCTTCGGCTGTTGTGCGACGCAGGCAACTTCATCTTGCCACCCCGCGTGGACAACTGCCGCTTTTCGCCAAATGACGCTTTGCTCAAAGGCGATGACATGCTGGCGATTTTCGAGAGCACACTGACCAACTTTGTTGGCAATTTCAGTTCAACGCTGATGCGCCGCGCCGATGTGCTGGAGTTGCTGCCTGCCTTGATACAGGACGGTGCCGGTTTTGTGGCCGTGCTCGATTTTGCTTTGTTTGTCTGCTTGATGCGACGCGGTAATCTGATTGCCTTGAATACCGTGTTAAGTATCGAGCGCCTCTACCCGGAGCGTTTGAGCAAGACCCCGGAAATACTCAAGGCTGCCAAGATAGAGTGGGAGTGGCTGGCACAGATGCTTGTTGCGCGCAGCGGTGAAGCGGCTCCGGCCTCGGGCTGGGTGCGCTGCATTGATCTGGACAAAATCACCGATGAGTCTCATGCCTGGCAGGAGCTCTGTGTAACCCGCGTATTGGGCAACCGCAATACCGTCGTGAATGGTCGAGTGGGGGCGCAAAGTGAGAGCTATGCGGACTTCTATCGCGAATGGCTGGCGGTCCGCCGGTTCAGTGAGGTGGAGCGACGCGTCATGCCCGCGCGCGTGGATAGTTGGCCGTTTCGGCCGAACATCGTGCCTTTGATCATCGACGCTCTCGGCGATGCGACGTCGCTTGCTGCGACGTTACGTAGCATCAAGGACCAGTTGTATCCAGCCCAGGCCGTGGTGGTGCTTTCCGATGCTCATTGCGAAGTGGACGAGCGAGTGCTGCAACTGCCTTATCAGGCCGATTGGCCGAGTCAGTTCAATGCCATCGTTCCCCAGCTGGAAGGCGCGCACTGGTTCTACCTGCTGCGAGCGGGCGACGTCTTGCGCGATTCGGCATTGCTGATCCTGGCCGAGCGCGTTGCCGGGAGGCAGGGCATCCTTTGTGTCTACAGTGATGAAGGGGCGTTTGTGGACGGCCAGTCCTTCGAACCGGTGTTCAAGCCGGATTTCAACCTGGACCTGATGCGCACCTACCCTTATGTCGGCCGGACCCTGGCTTTCGAGCGTGAACGATTCATGGCTCTCGGCGGCTTCGAGTCGGATCACGGTGAACTGGCGCCCCACGATCTGCTCTGGCGGCTGGTGGAAGAGGCCGGCCCTCAGACCGTCGAGCATATCGCAGAGATCCAGGTCGAGTCGGTCCTGAGCTTCGCCCAATGGTTGTCGCTGCCCGAGGTCATCGATGGCAATGCCCGCTTGGTTGGCGCGCACCTGGACCGTATCGGCATCAATCATGAGGTTTCCCCGGACACCTTGCCGTTGATCAACCGCATCAACTACCGACACGGCGACCGCCCACTGGTATCGATTATCATGCGGACCGGTGATTCGCTTGCAGCCTTGCAGCGTTGCGCCGAGAGCCTGATCGAGCGCACGGCCTACGCTCACTATGAAATCCTTATCGTGGACAGCGGCGTCCGGGATCCGGCCATGCTCGACTGGCTGGAGAACATGTCGCAGTTGGGCGCGAGCATGTTGCGGGTGCTGCGTCATGTCGGCCAGGACAATGATGCAGCGGTGCGTAATTTCGCCGCTGCTCAGGCCCGGGGCGAGTACCTGCTATTGCTTAGTCCGCACCTGATTGCTTGCGAAAATGACTGGCTGGACGAGATGATCAATCATGCTCTGCGTCCTGAGGTTGCGGTGGTCGGCGCGAGAATACTCAGTCCTCAAGGCACGATTCTTGGCGGCGGGCAGATTCTCGGGTTGGCTGGGCCGGTGGGCACGCCGTTCTACGGTGAGTCCGCGGCTTCGCGTGGCTATATGCAACGTTTGCATACGGTCCAGAACTGGAGTTCGGTCAGCAGCGACTGCCTGATGGTGCGCAAGCAGGTTTTCGATGAGCTCGGCTGCCTGGACGATACGTCCTTTACCTTTGGTCTCAGCGATGTCGATCTGTGCCTGCGCGCAGGCAAAAGCGGCTATCTGGTAGTCTGGACGCCTTACGCCACGGTCATGAAAGTCGACCCCCATTCGACCGCTACCCAGTCTGAAGAAGCCACGTCGGTGGAGCGCGAGCACGAGGTCTTTTATCGCAAATGGCTGCCGCAGATCGCCCGGGATCCGGCCTACAATCCTGCGCTGAGCCTGGGGGCGTCCAGCTTCAGCCTGGAACCGTCGCTGCGTAACAACTGGAACCCGTTCTGCACCCGCGCCCTGCCATTGATACTTGGCTTGCCGGTCAATGCCACCGCGGTCGGTCATTATCGTGTCACGGCCCCGTTGGCCGAATTGGAGGCCGCCGGACGGGTAATCGCCCGGGTCGCCTACGAATCGCCTCCTACCGTTGAGATCGAGCGTCTGTCGCCGGATACGATCGTATTGCAGGGGCGCTACAGCGAAGGGGCCGCCGGCGATATTCTCAGAATGAAGAAATACTCTGGTGCCCTGCGGATCTTCGAGCTCGACGATTATGTCGTTAAGGCACCCAAGAAAAACACTCATGCACGCAACAAGCCGGCCAATATCGAGCAGATGCTGCGCGAAGGAATCGGGTTGTGTGATCGCGTGGTGGTGACGACACCTTCGCTCGCTGATGCCTTGTCCAGTATGCACAAGGAAATCCGTATCGTGCCCAACATGTTGCCGCCCGAGCCGTGGGCGAAGCTGACCAGCCGGCGCAGTACGTCCTCCAAGCCTCGGGTGGGTTGGGGGGGAGGGACCAGTCACAGTGGTGATCTGGAGATCATTGCGGATGTGGTTCGGGAGCTGGCAAACGAGGTGGAGTGGGTGTTCTTCGGCATGTGCCCGGAAGTATTGCGGCCCTATATCCATGAGTTCCATGGCTCAGTCGCTTTGACCCATTATCCGTTCAAACTGGCCAGCCTGAACCTCGACCTGGCGCTGGCGCCCCTGGAGTTCCACATCTTCAACGACTGCAAGAGCAACCTGCGCCTGCTGGAATACGGTGCCTGCGGCTACCCGGTGATCTGCACCGACACCAAGGCCTACGACGGTTTCCTGCCGTGTACCAAAGTACGCAGCAACAGCACCGAGGAATGGATCGCGGCGATCCGCATGCACCTGGCCGATCCTGACGCCAGTTATCGGATGGGCGATGAGCTGCGCGAAGCAGTGCTTCGTGACTTCATGCTCAGTGGCGATAACCTGCAACATTGGCTGTGGGGATGGTTGCCGGATTGATGTGAGAGAGGGGGGCGGTGCCCTCCCGCACAAACAGCGCTCAGTTCCCTTTCTAACCCTTACTCCCCCCGAAAAACCCGCCTTCCGAGCTGGCGCGTTTCCTGCAAGACCCCCTCATATCGCCATAAAACGAGCGCTTCCGGCGAATCGGAGCGCCCGGGTCGGCATTGAAGATGTAATTCCCGTGCCCGCAAAGCGAAACAACGCTTGGCCGAGCTCGGTGATGAACAAGAGGGGAGACGATGAAGGCAGTTATCTTGGCGGGTGGTCTCGGTACGCGGATCAGCGAGGAGTCGCACCTCAAGCCCAAGCCGATGATCGAAATCGGTGGTAAGCCAATTCTTTGGCACATCATGAAGCAGTATTCCGCTCATGGAATTCATGACTTCGTTATTTGCCTGGGCTACAAGGGCTATGCCATCAAGGATTTCTTCGCCAACTACTTCCTGCACACCTCCGATGTCACCTTCGACATGTGCAACAACCGCATGGACGTTCACCAGAACTACAGCGAACCGTGGCGCGTGACGCTCATCGACACCGGTGAAGACACCATGACCGGCGGACGGCTGCGTCGTGCGGCCCGTTACCTGGAAAATGAAGAAGCGTTCTGCTTCACCTATGGTGACGGTGTTTCGGACCTCAATATCGGCGCGCTGGTGGATTTTCATCTGTCACACGGCAAGCTGGCCACGGTCACTGCAGTCCAGCCTCCCGGACGCTACGGCGCGCTTGAACGCGATGGCGATAGCGTCCTGGGTTTCACCGAGAAACCACGGGGAGATGGTGGCTGGATTAACGGCGGTTTCTTCGTGCTCTCGCCCAAGGTCCTGCCTTATATCAACGACGATCAGACTTCCTGGGAAGCCGAGCCGCTGGCGGCACTGGCGACCGAGCAGCAGCTCCAGGCGTTTCAGCACGACGGTTTCTGGCATCCAATGGACACCCTGCGGGATAAAAACCACCTCGAAGCCCTGTGGCAAAGCGGGGAGGCCCCATGGAAGCAATGGGACTGAACCCAGAGTTCTGGCGCGGTAAGCGGGTGCTGGTCACCGGCCATACCGGCTTCAAGGGCAGTTGGCTGACGTTGTGGCTGCAAAGCCTGGGTGCCCAGGTCAGCGGCTTTTCCCTGGACCCGGCCACCAAACCGAGCCTGTTCGAGTTGGCCCAGGTGAGCGAGGGCATCGATGATAGGCGCGCTGACTTGCGCGACCTAGGCGCCTTGCTCGAAGTGCTCGCAGACGTGCAACCGCAGATTGTCCTGCACCTGGCGGCCCAACCGCTGGTGCGTGAGGGGTATCGCGATCCGTTGGGTACCTATTCCAGCAATGTCATGGGCACCCTTAACCTGCTCGAAGCGATCCGTCAGATCGGTGGCGTGCGCGCCTGTGTATTGGTGACCACCGACAAGGTCTACGCCAACCAGGAATGGTTGTGGCCCTATCGCGAAAATGAGCCCTTGGGCGGTCACGATCCCTACAGCAGCAGCAAGGCCTGCTGCGAATTGCTGGCGCAGTCTTATGCCGCTTCGTTTTTCTCCGCCGATCGTTACGCCGAACACGGCCTGGCCCTGGCCACGGCCCGAGCCGGAAACGTGCTGGGCGGCGGTGATTTCGCCCCTGAGCGCCTGATTCCGGACGTGCTCAAGGCCTGGTCGGCGGACGAGCCGGTGACGCTGCGTTATCCACAAGCCGTGCGCCCGTGGCAACACGCCTTGGAGCCGTTGGCCGGTTATCTACAGTTGGCCGCTGGCCTCTATGAGCAGGGGCCGGAATTTGCCGGTGCCTGGAACTTCGGCCCTGGCGAAGCCGACATGTGCAGCGTTGGCGAAGTCGTCCAGCTATTGGCCGAGCGCTGGCCGCAAGCGCCCGGCCTGCGCATCGAACCGAGCGACTTACATGAGGCCGGCTTGCTGCGCCTGGACAGCAGCCGCGCCCGGCAATTGCTGGGTTGGCAGCCGCGCTGGTCGTTGCAGCAGTGTCTTGCCCAAACCCTTGATTGGCATTTGGCGTGGCAGAACGGCGACGACATGCGCCAGGTCACGCTGGGTCAATTGAATCTGTACCGAGGCACGTTGTGAGCGAGTTCGCATTGAAGGCATTGCCGCTGGCCGGCTTGTTCAGCGTCCAGCACAAGCGCTTCGAAGACCAGCGCGGACATTTCGCCCGGTTGTTCTGCGAAGGCAGCCTGAGCGCGTTCGGCCAGCCGTTTCATATCCGCCAGATCAACCATTCCTGCACCCGTGAGCGGGGCAGCGTGCGTGGCCTCCATTATCAGAACGCAGCACAACCGGAAGCCAAGCTGATCACCTGCCTGCGCGGTGAAGTCTGGGACGTGGCCGTGGATCTACGACCCGATTCCGAAACATTCCTGCATTGGCATGCCGAGCAGTTGAAGGCGGGTGATGGCCGCAGCCTGTTGATCCCGGCCGGGTTTGCCCATGGGTTTCAGACCCTGACCGACGATGCCGAGCTGCTTTACTTGCATAGCGCCGACTACGCCCCGGAGCATGAGGGCGGCCTGTCGGTGAATGATCCGCGGCTGGCGATTGCCTGGCCGCTGCCTGTCAATAATCTGTCGGCCCGGGACAGCAGCCATCCCCTGCTCGACGAGCGTTTCGTTGGAGTGTCTTTATGAATTGCCGAGGTTGCGGGACTGCCCTGGC is a window from the Pseudomonas brassicacearum genome containing:
- a CDS encoding glycosyltransferase, coding for MKPLPLVSIVIPAYNPRFFDQALLSALAQTYEHIEIIVCDDSPGDEIRHIVESFAEPSHPIRYLRNPQRLGLQGNLLRCVEEAQGEFIKVLCDDDRLFAPSIAMQAQALMDHADVSVVFALRLLCDAGNFILPPRVDNCRFSPNDALLKGDDMLAIFESTLTNFVGNFSSTLMRRADVLELLPALIQDGAGFVAVLDFALFVCLMRRGNLIALNTVLSIERLYPERLSKTPEILKAAKIEWEWLAQMLVARSGEAAPASGWVRCIDLDKITDESHAWQELCVTRVLGNRNTVVNGRVGAQSESYADFYREWLAVRRFSEVERRVMPARVDSWPFRPNIVPLIIDALGDATSLAATLRSIKDQLYPAQAVVVLSDAHCEVDERVLQLPYQADWPSQFNAIVPQLEGAHWFYLLRAGDVLRDSALLILAERVAGRQGILCVYSDEGAFVDGQSFEPVFKPDFNLDLMRTYPYVGRTLAFERERFMALGGFESDHGELAPHDLLWRLVEEAGPQTVEHIAEIQVESVLSFAQWLSLPEVIDGNARLVGAHLDRIGINHEVSPDTLPLINRINYRHGDRPLVSIIMRTGDSLAALQRCAESLIERTAYAHYEILIVDSGVRDPAMLDWLENMSQLGASMLRVLRHVGQDNDAAVRNFAAAQARGEYLLLLSPHLIACENDWLDEMINHALRPEVAVVGARILSPQGTILGGGQILGLAGPVGTPFYGESAASRGYMQRLHTVQNWSSVSSDCLMVRKQVFDELGCLDDTSFTFGLSDVDLCLRAGKSGYLVVWTPYATVMKVDPHSTATQSEEATSVEREHEVFYRKWLPQIARDPAYNPALSLGASSFSLEPSLRNNWNPFCTRALPLILGLPVNATAVGHYRVTAPLAELEAAGRVIARVAYESPPTVEIERLSPDTIVLQGRYSEGAAGDILRMKKYSGALRIFELDDYVVKAPKKNTHARNKPANIEQMLREGIGLCDRVVVTTPSLADALSSMHKEIRIVPNMLPPEPWAKLTSRRSTSSKPRVGWGGGTSHSGDLEIIADVVRELANEVEWVFFGMCPEVLRPYIHEFHGSVALTHYPFKLASLNLDLALAPLEFHIFNDCKSNLRLLEYGACGYPVICTDTKAYDGFLPCTKVRSNSTEEWIAAIRMHLADPDASYRMGDELREAVLRDFMLSGDNLQHWLWGWLPD
- a CDS encoding flagellar hook-associated protein 3, which produces MRISTSQFYESTAANYQKNFAKVVKTSEEASSLVRVNTAADDPVGASRLLQLGTQASMLAQYETNASTIKATLGTTEAVMNSIGNVLQRAQELAVGAGNAGYTDADRQANASELAQIEEQLLSLMNSKDENGKYIFAGSKGDTMPFTRNNDGSYSYNGDQVTLDLPVGDTMSMATNSTGWEVFQQAVNTSRSQVTMTAPAVNDGRVVLSNGQVSSSVSYNSKFRSGEPYTVEFTSGTQLKITDSGGNDVTAEASQGGAFDPNSKSGQAVQFRGLELTLNINLQTGDNAGTVLPGHTFTLAAKPDTFVPTRSPGNPTTVQITDSTITDPVAYHASFPTGSAVLKFTSATDFDLYAAPLTADSQPVSSGTLAGNVATASGVSFTLDGTPAADDQFSIAVNTHETQNILDTVNQLKTALSTPTNNDPIAVQKLQASLASGIANLASGTDQLSSALSSVGGRGQALENQSDTNQSLIQANTQTQSSIRDSDAAEVMTRLTLQQTMLQASQLAFSKIAQLGLFNKI
- the rfbG gene encoding CDP-glucose 4,6-dehydratase, whose amino-acid sequence is MEAMGLNPEFWRGKRVLVTGHTGFKGSWLTLWLQSLGAQVSGFSLDPATKPSLFELAQVSEGIDDRRADLRDLGALLEVLADVQPQIVLHLAAQPLVREGYRDPLGTYSSNVMGTLNLLEAIRQIGGVRACVLVTTDKVYANQEWLWPYRENEPLGGHDPYSSSKACCELLAQSYAASFFSADRYAEHGLALATARAGNVLGGGDFAPERLIPDVLKAWSADEPVTLRYPQAVRPWQHALEPLAGYLQLAAGLYEQGPEFAGAWNFGPGEADMCSVGEVVQLLAERWPQAPGLRIEPSDLHEAGLLRLDSSRARQLLGWQPRWSLQQCLAQTLDWHLAWQNGDDMRQVTLGQLNLYRGTL
- the rfbC gene encoding dTDP-4-dehydrorhamnose 3,5-epimerase, which gives rise to MSEFALKALPLAGLFSVQHKRFEDQRGHFARLFCEGSLSAFGQPFHIRQINHSCTRERGSVRGLHYQNAAQPEAKLITCLRGEVWDVAVDLRPDSETFLHWHAEQLKAGDGRSLLIPAGFAHGFQTLTDDAELLYLHSADYAPEHEGGLSVNDPRLAIAWPLPVNNLSARDSSHPLLDERFVGVSL
- the rfbF gene encoding glucose-1-phosphate cytidylyltransferase translates to MKAVILAGGLGTRISEESHLKPKPMIEIGGKPILWHIMKQYSAHGIHDFVICLGYKGYAIKDFFANYFLHTSDVTFDMCNNRMDVHQNYSEPWRVTLIDTGEDTMTGGRLRRAARYLENEEAFCFTYGDGVSDLNIGALVDFHLSHGKLATVTAVQPPGRYGALERDGDSVLGFTEKPRGDGGWINGGFFVLSPKVLPYINDDQTSWEAEPLAALATEQQLQAFQHDGFWHPMDTLRDKNHLEALWQSGEAPWKQWD